A window of Variovorax paradoxus EPS genomic DNA:
CGCCCTCACGCCCGACGGCCGTTTTGCCTGGCTGTCGATGGAAAACGCCCTGATCCAGGACGGCCCCATCCCCACCACCCGCGCGCCCGGCGGCCCTTGCCGCTTCACCCAGGTCGACCTGGAGACCGGCCAGGCGGCGCGCCAGATCGCCTACGTCCCCGACGCCATCCCCCTGCGCCCCCTCGTCCCCGGCACCTATGCCGACAACGGCGTGAGCGAGGTGCTGATGCTCGATGCGCACCGTATGCTGGTGCTCGAACGCGCCTATGCCACCGGAACCGGCAATTCGCTGCGCCTCTATGAAATAGACACCCGCGCCGCCAGCGACGTGCTCCAGGTCGACGCATTCGCGCCAGGCAACCACAAGCCAGTCACCAAAACCCTGGTGGCCGACTTCGCCGCGCTCGGCCTGTCCCGCCTCGACAACACCGAGGGCATGTGCTGGGGCCCGCCGCTGCCCAACGGCAACCGCCTGCTGGTGGTCGTGAGCGACGACAATTTCAATCCGCTGCAAGTGACCCAGTTCGCCGCCTTCGAATACATCGACCGACCATGACCATCGCCGTGACCTTCCTGCCCCGCACCGCTCCCGCGCCGCTGCCGCCCATCGCCTTCATCGGCGGCGGCAATATGGCGAGCGCCATCATCGGCGGACTGATCCAGCAAGGCACCCCGGCCACCGCGTTCGAGGTGGTCGAACCCTTCGAGGCGGCACGCACGAAGCTCGCCCAGTCCTTCGGTATCACGGCACAGGCCGAGGCCAGCGAGGCGCTCTCGCGCTGCGCCGTCGTGGTGTGGGCCGTCAAGCCGCAGACCTTCGCCGACGCCGCCAAGCCGGTGCGCGCATTCGCCGAGGACGCGCTGCACCTGAGCGTGGCCGCGGGCATTCCGTCGGACAGCATCGCCCGCTGGCTGGGCACCGAACGCGTGGTGCGCGCCATGCCGAACACGCCCGCGCTGGTTGGCCAAGGCATGACCGGCCTGTTCGCGCGGCCGGATGTCACCGACGCCGATCGCGCCCTCGTCAGCCAGCTGCTGACGCCCACGGGCGAACTGCTCTGGGTCGATACCGAACCTGCGCTCGACGCGGTCACCGCCATGTCCGGCTCGGGTCCGGCCTACGTGTTCTATTTCATCGAGGCGATGACCGAGGCCGGCGTCGAGATGGGCCTCACGCCCGACCAGGCGCAGCGCCTGGCCATCGGCACCTTCACCGGCGCCTCGGCGCTGGCGCACAGCGCGACCGAGCCGCCTTCGGTGCTGCGCGAGCGCGTGACCTCCAAGGGCGGCACGACCTACGCGGCGATCACCTCGCTGGAAGGCGCGGACGTCAAGGCGCAGTTCAAGACCGCCATCCGGGCCGCACAGAAGCGGGCCGCCGAGCTGGGCGAGGAATTCGGGCGCGGTTGAAGCGGGTCAGCCGGGGAGCGCGCGCGGCCCGAGGAAGAACAGCCACTCGGCCGCCAGCGTGACGGTGCCGTCCTCGAGTTCGAGCAGCACCTCTTCCTTCAGCAGAAAACCGTCTTCGCCCTTGGGCGTCGCGCCGAGGATGCGCACCCGCGCCCGGAAGCGCGCGCCCACCGGCATCGGGCTGACGAACCGCAGGCGATCGAAGCCGTAGTTCAGCGCGTGGTTCGAATCGAAGGGCAGCAGCGTGCGCATCGCTTCGCCGGTCAGCCGGATCAGGTGCGCGACCTGGAAAAAGCCGGGAACGATCGTGCCGCCGTACTCCGTCTCGCGGGCCGCGCGCTCCGGATCGAGATGGATCCACTCACCTTCGCCATCGCCCGACAGCACCGCGTACCGGTCGACCATCTCCTGCGTGATGACGTGCCACTCGGACAGGCCTTCCTGGCCGATCTTCTGCGTCAGGCGATCGAGCATGCGCGGCTCCTTCAATGAATGGCGTAGCCGGCAACAACGCCGGCGAACACCGTGAAACCCAGCCAGTGGTTCAGCCGGAAGGCTTTGAAGCAGCCATCGCGTGTCCGGTCGCGAATCAGCCGCCAGTGCCAGAGCCCCTGCCCCGCGGCGATGGCGATGCCCGCGAAGAACAACACGCCCAGGGACCGGCTGGCACCGGCCCACGCCCAAACCGCCAGGAAGATCGCGTAGCTCAGCATCACCGCCGCCACGTCGAAGCGGCCGAAGGTGATGGCCGAGGTCTTCATGCCGATCTTCAGGTCGTCGTCACGATCGACCATCGCGTACTCGGTATCGTAGGCCAGCACCCAGAACAGGTTGCCGGCCAGCAGCCACGCGGCGAACACAGGCACCGTCGCCTGCACCGCGGCAAAGGCCATCGGGATGCCGAAGCTGAAGGCAATGCCCAGCACCGCCTGCGGGATCGACACGAAGCGCTTGGCAAAGGGATAGATCAGCGTGATGGCCAGCGCCGCGAACGACCACAGCACCGTCACCCGGTTCGTGGTGAGCACCAGCCCGAAGGCCATCAACGCCAGCACGGCGCCGAGCGCGAGCGCTTCCTTGACCGAGATGGCGCCGCTGGTCACGGGCCGCTGGGCGGTGCGCTTCACATGGCGGTCGAAGTCGCGGTCGGCCACGTCGTTGACGCAGCAGCCCGCGCTGCGCATGAGGAAGGTGCCGAGCGTGAACACCACGACCAGATGCCAACCCGGCCAGCCGTCGGCCGCGAACCAGAGCGCGCCCAGCGTGGGCCAGAGAAGCAACAGCCAGCCGGCAGGGCGGTTCCAGCGGATCAGGTCGAGGTAGAGCGCGAGACGGCGTGCGAGCATGCGACAAAAAGGCGGACGAAAAAAGAGCGGCCATTGTGCCGCTCCAGCTTTCGCTTCCCGGATTCCGGGATGCCTGCCGACTCAGTCCTCGAGCAGCGAGCGCAGCATCCAGGCAGTTTGATCGTGCACCGTGCAGCGCGCGGTCAGCATGTCGGCGGTCGGGTCATCGCCGGCCTCTTCCGCCACGGGAATGAATTCGCGCGCGATGCGCGAAACCGTCTCGTGGCCCTTGACCAGGATGCGCACCATCTCCATCGCCTTGGGCGGGGTCTGCGGCACGTCGGGCACGGTGGCGATCTTGCTGAACTCGGCGTACGAGCCCGGCGCGTAGTGGCCGAGGGCGCGGATGCGTTCGGCGAGCACGTCGGTCGCCGTCCAGAGTTCGGTGTACTGGCCCATGAACATCGCATGCAGCGAGTTGAAGTGCGGACCCGTCACATTCCAGTGGAAGTTGTGGGTCGTGAGGTACAGCGTGTAGGTGTCGGCCAGCACACGGCTCAGGCCTTCGGCGATGGCCGCGCGGTCCTGGCGCTCGATGCCGATGTTGATGATCGGCGCGTTGCGGCTGCCGGACTCCTGCGCGACGATCGCGCCGCCCTTCTTGGGCACCTTGCCCGAGGAGGAAGAAGGGGTGGGGGTCGATGCGGGCTTGGTTTTCTTCGGAGCTTTGGCCATGGCGAAAGGTCTTTCTTCAAGTTGACAGGAACGCTGCAATTCTCGAAGCCGTCGGGCGGCTTCGCAACAGCGTCACTCTATCCCAGCGATCAACGATTCAAAACAGCGGCCGCGTAGGCCAAGGCCGCCAATCGCTATGACAAACGCTTCACGCCCGGCAGTTCGCACGCATAGATCGCATTGCGCAACGCGGCAATGGCCTCGTAGCGTGTGAAGGTGCGCCGCCATGCGAGTACCACGCGGCGCGTGGGCGGATCACGGTCGTTCGCATCGCGCACCGGCAGGTAGCGCACCATCTGGTCGGACTCCTTCTTGCCCTTGCCCTTCGGCTTGAGCGCCTCGGCCGGCACCGACAGGCGCGGCACCAGCGTCACGCCCATGCCCGAGGCCACCATGTGCTTGATGGTTTCGAGCGACGAGCCCTCGAAGCTCTTGCGGATGCCTTCGGCGTTGCTGGAGAAGCGCGCGAACTCGGGGCACACCTCGAGCACGTGGTCGCGAAAGCAATGGCCGGTGCCCAGCAGCAGCATGGTCTCGCTCTGCAACTCTTCGGAGGTGATCGATTCGCGTCCGGCGAACTTGTGATTGACCGGCAGCGCGGCCATGAAGGGCTCGTCGTACAGCGGCGCCATCGCAAGGCCGGTGTCGGGAAAAGGCTCGGCCATCACGGCGCAGTCGATCTCGCCGGCGCGCAGCATTTCCAAGAGCTTGGCGGTGAAGTTCTCCTGCAGCACCAGCGGCATCTGCGGCGTGCGCGCGATCACCTGGCGCACCAGGTCGGGCAGCAGATACGGGCCGATGGTGTAGATCACGCCCAGGTTCAGCGGGCCGGCCAGCGGGTCCTTGCCGCGCTTGGCGATCTCCTTGATGCTGGCGGCCTGATCGAGCACGCTTTGCGCCTGCTGCACGATCTGCTCGCCGAGCGGCGTGACGGTCACTTCGCCGGCGCTGCGCTCGAAGAGCTTGACCTCGAGCTCGTCCTCGAGCTTCTTGATGGCCACCGAGAGGGTCGGTTGGGAGACGTAGCAGGCCTCGGCCGCCTTGCCGAAGTGCCGTTCGCGGGCTACTGCGACGATGTATTTGAGTTCGGTGAGAGTCATAGCTTGCGTCAATTATGCGCAAGCCTTCGTGACCCGGCGTTGTCAGGGGGTACGGCCCACCCCCGCATGCGAGCCGCCTCGATGCTAGGAGCGAGACAGCGCGGCCAGCTTCTTTTTCGCGCTTTGCAGCAGGCCGAGCCGCTCGACGGGCAACTGCGCCTTGGTGTCTTTCGGCGCAATGATCTCGAACGTCGAAGCAGCCGCCAGTTTCGCGGCGAGTGCGTCGCGACTTGTGAGGCCGTTGAACCTGGCCATCGAAATCACGTGCACCTGCAAATGCCGATGAAGGGTCTTGGAAAGCTTCTGGCAAGCGGCCGTCATCGCAGCCTGGTCGGGTACCACTGCGCCGTGCACGATCAGGACCTCGATGACGTTGTCCTCGTCCTCTCCCAGGATGAAGGCGCGCACGACCGAATCCTTGAACTTGCCGCGCAGCATGGCGCGGATCGGCTCGGCCGCGGCGAACGACTTCAGTGCGATGCTGCGCAATTCGCGGTAGAAGATGAACGACCGGTCCACCTTGACGGCTTCGGGCTCACCCGCCGGCACCTTTTGCCTTGCAAGAATCCCGCTCGTGACGAGATGCTGCAACGTCTGCTCGACCATGTCCGGCGCCTGCTTCGTGCGTTGCGCGAGCTCGCTCGCCGAGAACGGGCTATCGGGGTCTGCATAGACGACCCGCATGAGCTGTTGCACGGCGGGGGACAAGAGAAAATCTGCAGCACTCACGGGCGTTCCGATTCGTTTGGTTTTCAGGGAGGCCCGGATTATGAAGTTGGCGCACTGGAAGTGCCCCGTACCGGGCCTGTCAGCGAAGCCACCGCTCCCACCCCGAGGGCCATGCGTAAACTGATCGCGCACATATATGAATCGCGAACCGGACTTTCTTGAGCATCTGCGCGCCGAACTGTCGAGCGGGCGCATCTGGCTCGACCGAGCCATCGTGCTGGGCTACGCCATCGCAGCCGGGCTGTTCGTGGTGGGGTTCACGCTGGCCAGCGACTGGGTCTTCGGCGGCTTCCAGCGCTTCTACCGCGCGTGGCCCTGGGCGGTGCTGGTGACGACGCCGATGATCACGGCGGGCATCGTCTGGTTCACGCTGCGTTTCTTTCCCGGCGCGAGCGGCTCGGGCATTCCACAGATCAAGGCGGCGCTGCACCCCGCGCTGCCCGATGAACGGCGCTTCATGTTCGCCTCGCTGCGACTCACGGTCGCCAAGATCGGCCTCGGTGTGGCCGGCTTTGCGGCCGGGCTGTCGATTGGCCGCGAAGGCCCCTCGGTGCAAGTGGCGGCCGGTGTGATGCAGCATGCGCGCCGCTGGCTCTCGCCCAACACCACCATCGACGGCCGCGCGCTGCTGGTGGCGGGCGGTGCGGCCGGCATCGCGGCCGCCTTCAATGCACCGCTGGCGGGTGTGGTGTTCGCCATCGAGGAACTGTCGGGCCGGCTCGAAGCGCGCTCTTCCGGCCTCATCATCACGGCCATCGTGCTCGCGGGCCTGGTGGCCGTCTCGGCCTTCGGCAACACCAGCTACTTCGGCGTGATCCGCGTGCCGCGCCTGGGCTGGGACGCGCTGGGCCCCGGCCTGCTGGTCACGCTGCTGGCGGGCGCCGCGGGCGGCCTTTTCGCCCGGCTGCTGATTGCCTCGCTCACGCGCGCACCCGAGCGGCTCAATCGCTGGCGCGCCCGGTTTCCCGTGCGCTTCGCGGCGCTCGGCGGGCTCGCGGTGGCGGTGATCGGACTGGTCACGGGCGGCGTCACCTTCGGTGCCGGCTCGGAAGCCGTCAAGCAGATGCTGCAGGGCCACGACGAGCTCACGCCGCTGTACACAGTGCTCAAGTTCGTCGCCACCTGGCTCACCGCCTGGTGCGGCGTGCCGGGCGGCATCTTCGCGCCATCGCTGTCCATCGGCGCGGGCATCGGCGATGCCGTGGCGCACCTGGCCAGCAGCGACCTGGGCCCGGCGCTGATCGCGCTGGGCATGGCCGGCTTCCTGGCCGCGGTGACGCAGGCGCCGCTCACCGCCTTCATCATCGTGATGGAGATGGTCGACGGCCACGCGATGGTGCTGAGCCTGATGGCCGCGGCCATGTTAGCGAGCCTGATCTCCCGCATGATCAGCCGCCCGCTCTACGACACGCTGGCCGAGCACATGGTCGGCAAGGCCGTCGCTGCATCCGAGCCTGTGCAGGCGTCGTCATCGTCGCAGCCGGCCGGCCCTTCATCGTCTTGAAGATGCGAAGGCGTTTCGGGCTGCATCGATATGCGCGGAACCTCCGACCACTCTCTCGGTCGATGCATCCCTTCAAGCTGCGGCCCGAGGGCGAGCGCTTCGCGCTGATGCTCTCCGGGCCCGGCGACTTCTCTTGCATCAAACAAAACCAGACAAGCGTTATTGCCCGCGCTACACGGAAGCTACGACTACATCGCCGACAGCGACGTCATGTCGATCCACATGCCGATGACGCTGATCCTCGAGACGCTCGACAGAAAGCCAGGACCCTCTCCTTCTGTCCGTCCGAGGCAGAAAAGCACGCGGTTTGAATGGAGGGGCTTGTGTGCAGCGGTTCCACTGCCTTCAGCCGATCGTGAGGCGAGTTACCACTCATAGCCGACCCCCACGCCAAGATTGAATCGCTGGCCCGCATAGGCGCCATTGACCTTGTAGATCCACTTCCCGTCTTCGGAGCGAGCCGAATAGCCAAAGGCAACCGCGGCATAGCCCGAGTAGGTGCCCGTACCAAGGGAGACCAGACTCTTGCCCGGCGTCATCGCCTGCGGCAGGCTGCTCATTGCCGTCGCCATGGCAATCCCCGAGTACGCGATGCGCGCAACAGCGCCGACCTGGCTTCGCACCTGATTCAATTGCTCGACGTTGACCGCGTCGTTCGGCAGGATGCCCGGCGCCACGTTCGAGATGCGCGTGCCGCCCGGCGCCTGGCCGCCGCCCAGCGTGATCTGGTTGTAGTTGACCGACCCGTCCGGGTTGGTCTCGTACTGCACGCTGCTGGCCTTGGCTGCGCTCGATGCGGCCCTCAGCTGGGCGACGTTGGTCGCGTCGCTGTCGGCCGAGCCTGCCGCCACACCGGTGATCTGACGGAATTGGCCGTTGGCGGCATCGCCCACGGACACCGCGGCTTGCGTGCCGGTCGTGGCCTTGATGGCCGCTGCCTGCTGCGCATTCGCGTGGCCCGGAATGTAGCCCGCGACGCCTGCGCCCCGGGAAGCCACCGAGCCCGAACCCAGCGCCACGCCGCCGCTTTGCGTGACCACCGCCCCGAACCCGATGGCAGTGCCCTGCGCGGCAGTGGCCGATGCGCCGGCACCGATCGCGACGGCACCGTCGGCCGTCGCCTGCGCGCCGTTGCCGGCCGCAAAGGAGTTGGCACCGCTGGCCACGGACTTCGGCCCGATCGCCACGGCGTTCTGCCCGCTTGCATCCGCACCTGCGGCTGTCGAGTTGGCCTGGGAGTACTTGGTGCCCTTGTCGTTGATCGTGGTGACCGTCGTGCTCAGGCTGCTGATGCTGCTGGTGGTCGTACTCAGGCCGGTCGACAGGCTGCTCACGCTGCTGGCGGCCGTGCTCAAACCCGACGACGTCGAAGTCGACAGGCTGCTGACACTGCTAACGGCTGTGCTCAAACCAGACGATGTCGAGGTTGAAAGGCTGCTGATGCTGCTCTTGGCCGTGCTTAGGCCCGACGAAGTCGAAGTCGACAGGCTGCTCACGCTGCTAGTAGCCGTGCTCAGGCCAGACGACGTGGAAGTCGACAAGCTGCTGACGCTGCTAGCCGCAGTGCTCAGACCCGATGAAGTCGAAGTCGACAGGCTGCTGACGCTGCTGGCAGCCGTGCTCAGACCCGACGAGGTCGAGGTAGATAGGCTGCCGATACTGCTCGTGGCCGTGCTCAGACGGGACGAGGTGGAGGTCGACAGGCTGCCGATGCTGCTGGCAGCGGTGCTCAAGCCACTCGAAGTAGACGTCGACAGGCTCGAGATACCGCTGGTGGCAGTGCTCAGGCCGGACGAGGTCGAGGTCGACAGGCTGGAGACGCTGCTGGTCACTGTGCTCAGACCTGACGACGTCGAAGTCGAGAGGCTGCCGATGCTGCTCGTCGCAGTGCTTAGGCCAGACGACGTCGACGTCGACAGGCTAGCGATACCGCTGGTGGCCGTGCTCAGACCGGACGAGGTGGAAGTTGAGAGGCTGCCGATGCTGCTGGTGGCCGTGCTCAGGCCAGACGAGGTGGAGGTCGACAGGCTGCTCACGCTGCTGGCGGCCGTGCTCAAACCAGACGATGTCGAGGTTGAAAGGCTGCTGATGCTGCTCTTGGCCGTGCTCAGACCTGACGAAGTCGAAGTCGACAAGCTGCTGACGCTGCTGGCAGCCGTGCTCAGCCCAGACGACGTGGAAGTCGACAAGCTGCTGACGCTGCTAGCCGCAGTGCTCAGACCCGATGAAGTCGAAGTCGACAGGCTGCTGACGCTGCTGGCAGCCGTGCTCAGACCCGACGAGGTCGAGGTAGATAGGCTGCCGATACTGCTCGTGGCCGTGCTTAGACCGGACGATGTCGAAGTCGACAGACTGCTCACGCTGCTGGTAGCTGTGCTCAGGCCTGACAACATGGAAGTCGACAAGCTGCTCATACTGCTGGCGGCGGTACTCAGACCACTGGACGTCGAGGTCGACAGGCTGCTGATGCTGCTGGTGGCCGTACTCAGACCGGTCGACAGGCTGCTAACGCTGCTGGCGGCCGTGCTCAGACCCGACGACGTCGAAGTCGACAAGCTGCTGACACTACTGGCGGCTGTGCTCAAGCCGCTCGACGTCGAGGTGGAAAGGCGGTCAATGCTGCTTGTGGCGGTGCTCAGCCCCGACGACGTGGAAGTCGACAAGCTGCTGACGCTGCTGGTCGCGGTGCTCAGGCCAGACGAGGTGGAGGTCGACAGGCTGCTCACGCTGCTGGCGGCCGTGCTCAAACCAGACGATGTCGAGGTTGAAAGGCTGCTGATGCTGCTCTTGGCCGTGCTCAGACCTGACGAAGTCGAAGTCGACAGGCTGCTCACGCTGCTGGCAGCCGTGCTCAAGCCCGACGAGGTCGAAGTCGACAAGCTGCCGATGTTGCTGGTGGCCGTGCTCAGACCGGACGAGGTCGAGGTCGACAGGCTGCCGATGCTGCTGGTAGCGGTGCTCAAGCCACTCGAAGTAGACGTCGACAGGCTCGAGATACCGCTGGTGGCCGTGCTCAGGCCGGACGATGTGGAGGTCGACAGGCTACCGATGCTGCTGGTCGCGGTGCTCAGACCCGAGGAGGTCGATGTCGACAGGCTAGCGATGCCGCTGGTGGCCGTGCTCAGACCGGACGAGGTGGAGGTCGACAGGCTAGCGATGCCGCTGGTGGCCGTGCTCAGACCGGACGAGGTGGAGGTCGACAGGCTGCCGATGCTGCTCGTAGCAGTGCTCAGGCCAGACGACGTCGATGTCGACAGGCTAGCGATACCGCTGGTGGCCGTGCTCAGACCGGACGAGGTGGAGGTCGACAGGCTGCCGATGCTGCTGGTAGCGGTACTCAAGCCACTCGAAGTAGACGTCGACAGGCTCGAGATACCGCTGGTGGCCGTGCTCAGACCAGACGAGGTGGAGGTCGACAGGCTGCCGATGCTGCTCGTAGCAGTGCTCAGGCCAGACGACGTCGATGTCGACAGGCTAGCGATGCCGCTGGTGGCCGTGCTCAGACCGGACGAGGTGGAGGTCGACAGGCTGCCGATGCTGCTGGCAGCGGTGCTCAAGCCACTCGAAGTAGACGTCGACAGGCTACCGATGCTGCTGGTCGCGGTACTCAGACCAGAAGAGGTCGAGGTCGACAGGCTGCTGATGCTGCTCGTCGCAGTGCTCAGGCCGCTCGAGGTCGAAGTCGACAAGCTGCCAATGCTGCTGGTCGCGGTGCTCAGACCCGAGGAGGTCGATGTCGACAGGCTGCCGATGCTGCTGGTAGCAGTGCTCAAGCCACTCGAAGTAGACGTCGACAGGCTACCGATGCTGCTGGTCGCGGTACTCAGACCAGAAGAGGTCGAGGTCGACAGGCTGCTGATGCTGCTCGTCGCAGTGCTCAGGCCGCTCGAGGTCGAAGTCGACAAACTGCCAATGCTGCTGGTCGCGGTGCTCAGACCCGAGGAGGTCGATGTCGACAGGCTGCCGATGCTGCTGGTAGCAGTGCTCAAGCCACTCGAAGTAGACGTCGACAGGCTCGAGATACCGCTGGTGGCAGTGCTCAGGCCGGACGATGTGGAGGTCGACAGGCTGCCGATGCTGCTGGTTGCCGTGCTCAGGCCGCTCGAGGCCGAAGTCGACAAGCTGCCGATGCTGCTGGTCGCCGTGCTCAGACCACTCGAAGTCGAGGTCGACAGGCTGCCGATGCTGCTGGTAGCGGTGCTCAAGCCACTCGAAGTAGACGTCGACAGGCTCGAGATACCGCTGGTGGCAGTGCTCAGGCCGGACGATGTGGAGGTCGACAGGCTACCGATGCTGCTCGTAGCAGTGCTCAGGCCAGACGACGTCGATGTCGACAGGCTAGCGATACCGCTGGTGGCCGTGCTCAGACCGGACGAGGTGGAGGTCGACAGGCTGCCGATGCTGCTGGTAGCGGTACTCAAGCCACTCGAAGTAGACGTCGACAGGCTCGAGATACCGCTGGTGGCCGTGCTCAGACCGACGAGGTGGAGGTCGACAGGCTGCCGATGCTGCTCGTAGCAGTGCTCAGGCCAGACGACGTCGATGTCGACAGGCTAGCGATGCCGCTGGTGGCCGTGCTCAGACCGGACGAGGTGGAGGTCGACAGGCTGCCGATGCTGCTGGCAGCGGTGCTCAAGCCACTCGAAGTAGACGTCGACAGGCTACCGATGCTGCTGGTCGCGGTGCTCAGACCCGAGGAGGTCGATGTCGACAGGCTGTTGATGCTGCTTGTGGCCGTGCTCAACCCACTCGATGTCAAGGTCGACAGACTCGTGATGCTGGTCGAGAGGCTGGTGTTGCTGGTGCTCAGCTGCGCCACAGTCACCGCGTCCTGCTGTGCCGCGCCATCGGCCAGGTTGGTGATGCGTCGCGTCGGCGCGGCGCCGGACGCCCCCACCGAGACTTCCGACGCCGGAGCTGCCGCGCCGGTCATGAAGCCCTTGCCAGTCGGCGAAGTCGCGAAGGTGGTCGAGCCCGAACCCAGCGCCACCGAGTTGTCGGTCAGCACCAGCGCTCCAGCGCCCAGGGCGACGGCGTTCACGCCCGCGCCTTGAGCCCCCTGCCCCACCGCGATGGCACCCGACTGGGTCGCATTGGCATTGGTGCCAAAGGCGATTGCGCTGGTATTGCTGGCGTTGGCCTGGTCGCCCAATGCGACGCTGCGCAAGCCCGACGCCTTGCTCAGATTGCCCACAGCCACCGCAGCAAAATTCGACGCGACGTTGCCGACACCCAGTGCCAGGGAATTACCGCCGGTGGCATTGGCGGCATTGCCGAACGCGGAGCTAGAACCGCCAGTGGCTCTGGCGGTGACGCCAATCGCCGTGTCCTGCTTCCCCGATGCCAACGCGCCGTTGCCGAGGGCCGTCGCGTCGGTGTTGGCCGCATTGGCGTTGACGCCAATCGCCGTACTGGTCCCAACGCTCGCCTTGGCTCCATTGCCGATGGCGATGATGCCGCTGCCGCTGCCGGAGGCACTCGCCCCATCACCGATGGCGAGGCCAAAGATGCTGTTGACGACCGCACCACGACCGACCGCGATGCCGGAGGTTGCCGTCGCAGCTACGCTGGACTGTCCGCCAAGGGCAACCGAATTGGCCCCGAGCGCTGCCGCCCCGCCGGAAGCATTGGCGCCGATTGCGGTGGATCCGCTTCCGGCTGCATTCGACGTCCAGCCCAAAGCCGTGGAACGATCTCCTGCGGCCTTCGCTGCAGCGCCGATGGCAACGCCGCGATCTCCAGTGACAGACGCAATCGTGCCAATCGCGATGCCGTTTTTTCCATCAGGACCGGTATCGCTCTTTGCGCCTCCGCCGATGGCGATGGCGCCGTAGGAAATGGCCTGCGCACTGTCGCCGAATGCGGCGGTGACAACGCCCTTCGCCTGCGCCCTGTTACCAAATGCCGTCGCGGACTTCAAGCCCACGCTGTCGCCACTGGCAAGTGCATTGGTGCCGAAGGCCATGTCGTCGCCAAAGACTGCATTGGCGCCGTTGCCGAAAGCCGTCGCGCCACCACCGTCTGCCCTGGTGCCTACACCGATAGCCGTCGCATTGAAGCCGCTGGCGAAACTGTTCTGCCCGAAAGCCATTGCCCCCGCGCCTCCGGTGGCGTTGGCATTCTGGCCAA
This region includes:
- a CDS encoding ESPR-type extended signal peptide-containing protein codes for the protein MNKTFQTIWNEPLGAWVAASELTSARGKPSKSKSTVVAAAAREASSGRMGEGDGRSIGALTHATMALILVAGGLAGSNVVHADYARGGGRAEGGSIAIGSSLADAFTGTGPLAGNGGVAIGASAGTIRTAAQGSNSVAIGNGANASGAATVAFGQASAASGAFTTAIGSGAQATANNSTSIGSTTSKNPADVTRASGDGSVAIGANEVRGAQSLAANSVAIGAESKVSAAAPSGVAIGQNANATGGAGAMAFGQNSFASGFNATAIGVGTRADGGGATAFGNGANAVFGDDMAFGTNALASGDSVGLKSATAFGNRAQAKGVVTAAFGDSAQAISYGAIAIGGGAKSDTGPDGKNGIAIGTIASVTGDRGVAIGAAAKAAGDRSTALGWTSNAAGSGSTAIGANASGGAAALGANSVALGGQSSVAATATSGIAVGRGAVVNSIFGLAIGDGASASGSGSGIIAIGNGAKASVGTSTAIGVNANAANTDATALGNGALASGKQDTAIGVTARATGGSSSAFGNAANATGGNSLALGVGNVASNFAAVAVGNLSKASGLRSVALGDQANASNTSAIAFGTNANATQSGAIAVGQGAQGAGVNAVALGAGALVLTDNSVALGSGSTTFATSPTGKGFMTGAAAPASEVSVGASGAAPTRRITNLADGAAQQDAVTVAQLSTSNTSLSTSITSLSTLTSSGLSTATSSINSLSTSTSSGLSTATSSIGSLSTSTSSGLSTAASSIGSLSTSTSSGLSTATSGIASLSTSTSSGLSTATSSIGSLSTSTSSV